One genomic window of Sodaliphilus pleomorphus includes the following:
- the dnaK gene encoding molecular chaperone DnaK, which yields MGKIIGIDLGTTNSCVAVLEGKNPVVIPNSEGRNTTPSIVGFVDGGERKVGDPAKRQAITNPTRTVYSIKRFMGEPYSKVGEEIKRVPYKVVDNGNDQPRVEIDGRQYTPQEISAMILQKMKKTAEDYLGQTVDKAVITVPAYFDDSQRKATKEAGEIAGLKVERIVNEPTAAALAYGLDKGTDDKNIAVFDLGGGTFDISILNMGDGVVEVKATNGDTHLGGDDFDQRIINWLADDFQKEEGTDLRKDPMALQRLKEAAEKAKIELSSSTSTEINLPYITVVDNTPKHLVKTLTRAKFEQLCDDLIQRTIEPCRKALADANLSTSDIDEVILVGGSTRIPAVQEIVKKFFGKEPSKGVNPDEVVAVGAAIQGGVVTGEVKDVLLLDVVPLSVGIETLGGVMTKLIDANTTIPTRKSQVFSTAVDNQPSVEIHVLQGERPLAKDCKTLGKFHLDGIAPAPRGVPQIEVTFEVDANGIMNVKAVDKATNKEQSIRIEASSGLSDDEIKRMKDEAAANADADKKEKERIDKINEADAMIFQTEKTLKEAGDKLPADKKSEIEAALNKLKDAHKSQDIAAIDVAMKELQDKFAQMYQQAGGQPGANPGAGFQGGNPGAGSNAGGTTGNSNGDNNQNGAEDVPYEEV from the coding sequence ATGGGAAAGATAATTGGTATTGACCTTGGTACTACTAACAGCTGTGTAGCAGTGCTTGAAGGAAAAAATCCGGTAGTGATACCGAACAGTGAAGGCCGCAACACAACGCCTTCGATTGTGGGCTTTGTCGATGGTGGCGAGCGCAAGGTGGGTGATCCCGCAAAGCGCCAGGCTATCACCAATCCAACGCGCACGGTATACTCGATCAAGCGTTTCATGGGCGAGCCTTATAGCAAGGTTGGCGAGGAAATTAAGCGAGTTCCTTATAAAGTGGTAGATAATGGCAACGATCAGCCTCGTGTGGAAATCGACGGTCGTCAATACACTCCGCAAGAGATTTCGGCCATGATTCTGCAAAAGATGAAAAAGACTGCCGAGGATTATCTTGGTCAGACGGTCGACAAGGCTGTGATCACAGTTCCTGCCTACTTCGACGACTCGCAGCGTAAGGCTACCAAGGAGGCCGGTGAAATTGCAGGCCTCAAGGTTGAGCGCATCGTCAACGAGCCTACGGCTGCTGCTCTTGCCTATGGTCTCGACAAGGGTACCGACGACAAGAATATCGCAGTGTTTGACCTGGGTGGCGGCACATTTGATATCTCAATCCTGAACATGGGCGACGGCGTGGTCGAGGTGAAGGCCACCAACGGTGATACTCACCTGGGCGGTGACGACTTTGACCAGCGCATCATCAACTGGCTTGCCGATGACTTCCAGAAAGAGGAAGGCACCGACCTGCGCAAAGACCCGATGGCTTTGCAGCGACTCAAGGAGGCTGCCGAGAAGGCCAAGATTGAGCTTTCGAGCTCGACAAGCACCGAGATCAACCTGCCTTATATCACTGTGGTCGACAACACGCCCAAGCATCTTGTCAAGACTTTGACACGTGCCAAGTTTGAGCAATTGTGCGACGACTTGATTCAAAGAACGATTGAGCCTTGCCGCAAGGCTCTGGCCGATGCCAACCTCTCGACAAGCGACATCGACGAGGTTATCCTCGTGGGCGGTTCGACCCGTATCCCGGCAGTGCAGGAGATTGTCAAGAAATTCTTCGGCAAGGAGCCCTCTAAGGGCGTGAATCCCGACGAAGTGGTCGCCGTGGGTGCTGCAATACAAGGCGGCGTGGTGACTGGCGAGGTCAAGGATGTGTTGCTGCTCGATGTGGTGCCGCTGAGCGTGGGTATCGAGACACTGGGTGGCGTGATGACAAAGCTTATCGATGCCAACACCACCATTCCTACCCGCAAGAGCCAAGTGTTCTCTACGGCAGTCGACAATCAGCCTTCGGTCGAGATCCACGTGCTGCAAGGTGAGCGTCCGCTTGCCAAGGACTGCAAGACGCTGGGCAAGTTCCATCTCGACGGCATAGCCCCCGCACCGCGTGGCGTGCCACAGATCGAAGTTACCTTTGAGGTTGATGCCAACGGCATCATGAATGTGAAGGCCGTGGACAAGGCCACCAACAAGGAGCAGAGCATCCGCATCGAGGCTTCGAGCGGTCTGAGCGACGACGAAATCAAGCGGATGAAAGACGAGGCCGCTGCCAATGCCGATGCCGACAAGAAAGAAAAGGAGCGCATCGACAAGATCAACGAGGCCGATGCTATGATCTTCCAAACCGAAAAGACGCTCAAGGAGGCAGGCGACAAGCTCCCGGCCGACAAGAAGAGCGAGATTGAGGCAGCCCTCAACAAGCTGAAAGATGCTCACAAGAGTCAAGATATAGCTGCCATCGATGTCGCCATGAAGGAGCTGCAAGACAAGTTTGCCCAGATGTATCAGCAGGCTGGTGGCCAGCCTGGAGCCAATCCTGGAGCAGGATTCCAAGGCGGCAATCCTGGAGCAGGTTCCAACGCCGGCGGCACGACGGGCAATAGCAACGGCGACAACAACCAGAATGGCGCCGAAGATGTCCCCTACGAAGAGGTGTAA
- a CDS encoding LysM peptidoglycan-binding domain-containing protein: protein MNIRHFFLLVMLCLAAVVSTAAGLKLPVKKIAGESYYYYKVGGNETVDGIAKKIGVSAQDIIKFNPSAAQGVTKKQLLFFPVEAYKADVSIASQNVAVAPEVVKHIVKKSETLYGIAKLYDVSVDDLVAANPSSNSGVGEGDVLIIPQAGTRAGDAGIVYHTIQPGESMYSVSKQFNTTIETLLELNPGIYPNNFIVGDVIKIKPNSSHKIELKKNIKQFYTHTVKDGDTYRSLSTAYKVPVDELMAANPGQKRLKKGKVIYIPCKGTEIARVNSSKATVQELEQTYASKMGQVYKNVHKLKSDGDINIAIVLPFQLQKSERPRQADLYVDFYKGFLLAVDSLGNRVGKKVNVDVLDTQHNLNVTDSLLALDKMKNMDILIAPGEPKQLQRCNEFGKKHGVTIVNCFSPKNDDYTDNPRVLQVNSPTTYMTAAVNDWIDAKFKDYNVIFLDDPTNTEDKDIYTNIKEHITDSRKHCQVVSVVNMLDYATLSNYLDPGSSYLFIPTSGSKSFLAKIAPAVKQVKLKRFDCEVSMLGFPQYFNYLKEYKSTFQTIDTYLFSRFFIANENRARRIENQFIRKFGTKMISTTPCMGLMGFDLGAYLLTSLGKGDELNSNTPAYDGIQMDIDLKRVSNWGGLVNRCVELVHLYGTSMTESIIK, encoded by the coding sequence ATGAATATACGACATTTTTTTCTTCTTGTCATGCTCTGTCTCGCCGCAGTCGTGTCGACCGCGGCCGGGCTCAAGCTCCCCGTAAAGAAAATAGCAGGAGAATCCTATTATTACTATAAGGTGGGAGGAAATGAGACGGTCGATGGCATTGCAAAAAAAATAGGCGTCTCGGCTCAAGATATCATCAAGTTCAATCCATCGGCCGCACAGGGAGTGACCAAAAAACAACTGCTTTTTTTCCCTGTCGAGGCCTATAAGGCTGACGTTTCCATTGCCAGCCAGAACGTAGCAGTCGCTCCCGAAGTGGTGAAACACATTGTGAAGAAAAGCGAAACGCTCTATGGCATAGCCAAGCTCTACGATGTGAGCGTCGACGACCTTGTGGCTGCCAACCCCAGTTCAAACAGTGGTGTGGGCGAGGGCGATGTGCTCATCATCCCGCAGGCGGGCACTCGCGCTGGCGATGCAGGCATTGTCTATCACACCATTCAGCCAGGTGAGTCCATGTACAGCGTGTCGAAACAATTCAACACTACCATCGAAACATTGCTTGAACTCAACCCTGGCATTTATCCCAACAATTTCATCGTGGGCGACGTGATAAAAATCAAGCCCAACTCCTCGCATAAGATTGAACTCAAAAAGAACATCAAGCAGTTCTACACCCATACTGTCAAGGATGGCGATACCTATCGGTCGCTGTCGACAGCCTACAAGGTGCCAGTCGACGAATTGATGGCAGCCAACCCTGGCCAGAAACGGCTGAAGAAAGGCAAAGTGATCTATATACCCTGTAAAGGAACCGAGATTGCCCGCGTCAATTCCAGCAAGGCGACAGTGCAGGAGCTGGAACAAACCTACGCCAGTAAAATGGGGCAAGTCTACAAGAATGTGCACAAATTGAAGAGCGACGGCGACATCAACATTGCCATTGTCTTGCCCTTCCAGTTGCAGAAGAGCGAAAGACCCCGTCAGGCCGACCTCTATGTCGACTTCTACAAGGGCTTCTTGCTGGCCGTCGACAGCTTGGGCAACAGGGTGGGGAAGAAGGTGAATGTTGACGTGCTCGACACGCAACACAACCTCAATGTCACCGATAGCCTCCTGGCACTCGACAAGATGAAGAATATGGACATCCTCATCGCTCCCGGCGAGCCCAAGCAGCTGCAGCGGTGCAACGAGTTCGGGAAAAAACACGGAGTGACAATCGTGAATTGCTTCTCGCCTAAAAACGACGACTACACCGACAATCCTCGCGTGCTCCAGGTAAACAGCCCCACCACCTACATGACTGCTGCTGTAAACGACTGGATCGATGCCAAGTTTAAGGACTATAACGTGATTTTTCTTGACGACCCCACTAACACCGAAGACAAAGATATCTACACCAATATCAAGGAGCACATCACCGATAGTCGCAAGCACTGCCAAGTGGTGTCGGTGGTCAACATGCTCGACTATGCCACGCTGAGCAACTATCTTGATCCTGGCAGCAGCTATCTCTTCATTCCCACCTCGGGCAGCAAGAGCTTCTTGGCCAAAATTGCACCTGCTGTGAAACAGGTGAAATTGAAACGCTTCGATTGCGAAGTCTCGATGCTGGGTTTCCCCCAATACTTCAATTATCTTAAAGAATACAAGTCGACGTTTCAGACGATTGACACCTACCTGTTTTCTCGCTTTTTCATTGCTAACGAAAACAGGGCCCGCCGCATCGAGAATCAGTTCATCCGCAAGTTTGGCACCAAGATGATCAGCACCACTCCCTGTATGGGACTCATGGGATTTGACCTGGGCGCCTACTTGTTGACGAGCCTGGGCAAGGGCGACGAGCTTAACAGCAACACACCTGCCTACGACGGCATTCAGATGGACATAGACCTGAAGCGTGTGAGCAACTGGGGTGGACTGGTGAACCGTTGTGTAGAGCTGGTGCATCTCTATGGCACAAGCATGACCGAGAGTATTATAAAATGA
- a CDS encoding porin family protein — translation MRTFTFLLSLVLYSWTQVAIAQNHYEGNISVGGQAGASFSRVNFSPSVPQSLQSGVVLGGAFRYVEEKHFGLIAELNVEQRGWKEKFDGYDYAYQRRFTYIQLPVLTHVYFGNNKIHGFFNAGPEIGYMITSSQKSNFDYSNVKAIDGFPSSNRNVDQYTLKVKNHLDYGISAGLGLEWFQSLKQSFKLEGRFYYGLGDVFSNHKTDPFSASNSMSVMVTLGYFYRLK, via the coding sequence ATGAGAACATTCACATTCCTATTGTCGCTTGTCTTGTACAGTTGGACACAGGTGGCGATAGCCCAAAACCACTACGAGGGCAACATCTCGGTAGGCGGCCAGGCGGGTGCGTCCTTCTCACGTGTGAATTTCAGCCCGAGTGTGCCCCAGTCGTTACAGTCAGGTGTGGTGCTGGGAGGTGCCTTCCGATATGTAGAGGAAAAACACTTCGGCCTTATCGCCGAACTCAATGTGGAGCAACGTGGGTGGAAGGAAAAGTTTGACGGTTATGACTACGCCTATCAGCGCCGTTTTACCTATATACAGCTTCCTGTGCTCACGCATGTGTATTTTGGCAACAACAAGATACACGGCTTTTTCAACGCTGGCCCCGAGATAGGATACATGATAACCTCGTCGCAAAAGTCAAACTTTGATTACAGCAATGTGAAGGCGATCGACGGTTTCCCGTCGAGCAACCGGAACGTCGACCAGTACACGCTCAAGGTGAAAAATCATCTCGATTATGGCATCTCGGCCGGGCTCGGTCTTGAATGGTTCCAGAGCCTCAAGCAGTCGTTCAAGCTCGAGGGAAGGTTCTACTACGGGCTGGGCGACGTGTTCAGCAACCACAAAACCGATCCATTCTCGGCCAGCAATAGCATGAGTGTGATGGTGACACTTGGCTATTTCTATCGCCTCAAGTGA
- a CDS encoding serine dehydratase subunit alpha family protein, giving the protein MLNKSEMLAFLQRDMAPALGCTEPACVAIAAATAMQAIGGEINKIKGVVNSNVYKNGMSVSIPHFERKGLNYAFAIGAVIGNPDKSLQILEDLTPEDAQKAIEIVADHKVDVTIDRSQRRIYVRCDVISSNGIGTAVITDAHTNVVLVQRNGEDIMRNDTSVPTQENASLDKLTKMTIKQMRELVDTATEAELDFLSTGIDMNEKVADYGMNNEAGIGIARVLKHDCSAVLGDGLMTRTMLKVSSAIEARLNGCPLSVMSSAGSGSKGVAMIVPIVEMAKACKVSREKMLKAVALGDLLNSYINAKIGKLVAMCTCVAAASTAASVSMTWLMGGDDQQMGWAVRNMTGAISGMICDGGKVGCALKQASATAAAFLCARMAINNVRLRPTDGICDVTPEQCIDNIAKVGTPGMTLADDVILDIMLGKSAAY; this is encoded by the coding sequence ATGTTAAACAAAAGCGAAATGCTTGCATTCTTGCAACGCGACATGGCGCCTGCACTGGGGTGCACCGAGCCTGCTTGTGTAGCCATAGCAGCTGCAACAGCCATGCAGGCCATAGGCGGCGAGATCAACAAAATCAAGGGTGTGGTCAACTCCAATGTATACAAAAACGGCATGTCGGTCTCGATACCCCACTTCGAGAGAAAAGGGCTGAACTATGCCTTCGCCATAGGCGCAGTGATAGGCAACCCCGACAAATCGCTTCAAATTCTCGAAGATCTCACTCCCGAGGATGCACAAAAAGCAATTGAAATTGTCGCCGATCACAAGGTCGACGTCACAATCGACCGCAGCCAGAGGCGCATCTACGTGCGTTGCGACGTGATTTCGAGCAACGGCATAGGCACGGCGGTGATTACCGACGCCCACACCAACGTTGTGCTCGTGCAGCGCAACGGCGAAGACATCATGCGCAACGACACCTCGGTTCCCACCCAGGAAAACGCCTCGCTCGACAAGCTCACCAAGATGACGATAAAACAAATGCGCGAGCTGGTCGACACCGCTACCGAAGCAGAGCTCGACTTCTTGAGCACCGGCATCGACATGAACGAGAAAGTAGCCGACTATGGCATGAACAACGAGGCAGGCATTGGCATTGCTCGCGTGCTCAAGCACGACTGCAGCGCTGTGCTGGGCGACGGGCTCATGACACGCACCATGCTCAAGGTGTCGAGTGCCATCGAGGCGCGACTCAACGGCTGCCCGCTCTCGGTGATGAGCAGCGCCGGCTCGGGAAGCAAGGGGGTGGCCATGATTGTACCCATTGTGGAGATGGCCAAAGCCTGCAAGGTGAGTCGCGAGAAGATGCTCAAGGCTGTGGCCCTGGGCGACCTGCTCAACAGCTACATCAATGCCAAAATAGGCAAACTTGTGGCCATGTGCACCTGCGTGGCAGCTGCCTCGACGGCAGCCAGCGTGTCGATGACATGGCTCATGGGCGGTGACGACCAGCAGATGGGCTGGGCCGTGCGCAACATGACAGGCGCCATCTCGGGCATGATATGCGACGGTGGCAAGGTGGGTTGTGCGCTCAAGCAGGCCTCGGCCACCGCAGCTGCGTTTCTGTGCGCTCGCATGGCCATCAACAACGTGCGGCTGCGCCCCACCGACGGCATATGCGACGTTACCCCCGAGCAGTGCATCGACAACATTGCCAAGGTGGGCACCCCTGGCATGACACTTGCCGACGATGTGATTCTCGACATCATGCTCGGCAAGAGCGCTGCGTATTGA
- the scpA gene encoding methylmalonyl-CoA mutase has product MRPNFKNIDITKDGFNVEHKPLNMAEPWTNAELLKIKPVYTKDDLQGLEHLHFKAGIPPFLGGPYSLMYPFRPWTVRQYAGFSTAAESNAFYRRNLASGQKGLSVAFDLPTHRGYNADNPRVVGDVGKAGVSICSVEDMKVLFDGIPLNKMSVSMTMNGAVLPIMAFYIVAGLEQGASLDVMAGTIQNDILKEFMVRNTYIYPPKFSMEIIASIFEFTSQHMPKFNSISISGYHIQEAGATADIELAYTLADGMEYIRTGVNAGLNVDAFAPRLSFFWGISMNFFTEIAKMRAGRLLWAKIVKSFGAENPKSMSLRTHSQTSGWSLTAQDPYNNVGRTCIEAMAAALGHTQSMHTNALDEAIALPTDFSARIARNTQIYLQQETYITKVIDPWAGSFYVEKLTDDLVHKAWEHITEIEKLGGMAKAIETGVPKMRIEQAAARTQARIDSGRQTIIGVNKYQLEKEAPIDILEIDNTEVRNSQVARLQELYKTRDNDAVKRDLDALTECVKTGKGNLLECAVQAAKDRASLGEISDACEKVVGRYKAKVQMFSGVYSGEIKDSDELKKARELTSEFAKKEGRQPRIMIAKMGQDGHDRGAKVVATGYADCGFDVDMGPLFQTPEEAAKEAVENDVDVMGVSSLAAGHKTLIPAVIAELKKLGRDDIVVTAGGVIPVQDYDFLYKAGVAAIFGPGTNVMKSAEQVMHILLDK; this is encoded by the coding sequence ATGAGACCAAATTTTAAAAATATAGATATTACAAAAGATGGCTTTAATGTTGAACACAAGCCACTGAACATGGCCGAACCTTGGACCAACGCCGAGTTGCTCAAGATTAAGCCTGTATATACTAAAGACGACCTCCAGGGCCTGGAGCATCTGCATTTCAAGGCAGGTATCCCACCATTCCTGGGCGGTCCCTATTCACTCATGTACCCGTTCCGCCCCTGGACGGTGCGCCAGTATGCCGGCTTCTCGACTGCTGCCGAGTCCAATGCCTTCTACCGTCGCAACCTGGCATCGGGCCAGAAAGGCTTGTCGGTAGCCTTTGACCTTCCCACTCACCGCGGCTACAATGCCGACAACCCACGTGTGGTGGGCGATGTGGGCAAGGCAGGTGTGTCGATTTGCTCGGTCGAGGACATGAAGGTGCTCTTCGACGGTATTCCGTTGAACAAGATGTCGGTGTCGATGACCATGAACGGCGCTGTGCTCCCCATCATGGCTTTCTACATTGTGGCTGGTCTGGAGCAGGGCGCATCGCTCGATGTGATGGCTGGTACAATCCAAAACGATATCTTGAAGGAGTTCATGGTGCGCAACACCTATATTTATCCTCCCAAGTTCTCAATGGAGATCATTGCCAGCATCTTTGAGTTCACCTCGCAGCACATGCCCAAGTTCAACAGCATCTCTATATCGGGTTATCACATCCAGGAGGCTGGTGCTACTGCCGACATCGAGCTGGCCTACACGCTGGCCGACGGTATGGAATACATTCGCACGGGCGTGAATGCCGGCCTCAATGTCGATGCATTTGCTCCCCGCCTGTCGTTCTTCTGGGGCATTTCGATGAACTTCTTCACCGAGATTGCCAAGATGCGTGCAGGCCGCCTGCTGTGGGCTAAGATTGTGAAGAGCTTCGGCGCCGAGAATCCCAAATCGATGTCGCTGCGCACCCACAGCCAGACTTCGGGCTGGTCGCTCACTGCACAGGACCCCTACAACAACGTGGGCCGCACTTGTATTGAGGCCATGGCAGCAGCTCTGGGTCACACCCAGTCGATGCACACCAATGCTCTCGACGAGGCAATTGCACTTCCCACCGACTTCTCGGCTCGTATTGCCCGCAACACGCAAATCTACCTGCAACAGGAAACCTATATCACCAAGGTTATCGATCCCTGGGCAGGCAGCTTCTATGTTGAAAAATTGACCGACGATCTCGTGCACAAGGCATGGGAGCACATCACCGAAATCGAGAAGCTGGGCGGCATGGCCAAGGCTATCGAGACTGGTGTGCCCAAGATGCGTATCGAGCAGGCCGCTGCCCGCACGCAGGCCCGCATCGACTCGGGTCGCCAGACCATCATCGGCGTCAACAAGTATCAGCTCGAGAAAGAAGCTCCTATCGATATTCTTGAAATCGACAATACCGAGGTGCGCAACTCGCAGGTGGCACGTCTGCAAGAGCTCTACAAGACTCGCGACAACGATGCCGTGAAGCGCGACCTCGATGCGCTCACCGAGTGTGTGAAGACGGGCAAGGGCAACCTGCTCGAGTGTGCAGTTCAAGCTGCCAAGGACCGTGCTTCGCTGGGTGAGATTTCAGATGCTTGCGAGAAAGTCGTGGGCCGTTATAAAGCTAAAGTTCAAATGTTCTCAGGCGTGTATTCAGGAGAAATTAAAGACAGTGACGAGCTCAAGAAAGCTCGTGAGCTCACAAGTGAGTTTGCCAAGAAGGAGGGACGTCAGCCTCGCATCATGATTGCCAAGATGGGCCAGGACGGTCACGACCGTGGTGCCAAAGTGGTGGCTACCGGTTATGCCGATTGCGGCTTCGATGTCGATATGGGTCCGTTGTTCCAGACTCCCGAGGAGGCAGCCAAGGAAGCAGTCGAAAACGATGTCGACGTGATGGGCGTTTCGTCGCTCGCAGCCGGTCACAAGACCCTGATTCCTGCCGTGATTGCCGAGCTCAAGAAGCTGGGTCGCGACGACATTGTCGTCACCGCCGGCGGTGTGATTCCTGTGCAGGACTACGACTTCCTCTACAAGGCTGGCGTAGCTGCCATCTTCGGTCCTGGCACCAACGTGATGAAGAGTGCCGAGCAAGTGATGCACATCCTGCTCGACAAGTAA
- the dnaG gene encoding DNA primase, which translates to MIDRATVDKILDAADIVDVVSDFVTLKKRGQNYIGLCPFHNDNHPSFYVSPAKGICKCFACGKGGSAVNFIMEHEQLTYPEALRYLARKFNIEIHEKELTDEEREAQTERESMLLINEFAMQFFENQLHNTTDGQEIGMSYFRERAFSDESIREFHLGYSPEDRSALYKAATKAGYNKKLLFDTGLCIDDNRGGGYDRFRGRVMFPIFNIAGKVIGFGGRTLKNDPAKYVNSPESIIYNKRNELYGLFQAKRDINKQDKCFIVEGYADVIQMHQAGFKNVIASSGTALTEGHIHKIRRFTRNVTELFDGDAAGVHAALRGVDMLLHNGLNIKVLLLPEPEDPDSFARAHSHSEIERYIADNEIDFIRFKTRVLLKDSDNDPVKRAAAIGDIVKSIAVIPDEITRAVYAKECSTTLGIDEDVILSQIQKDIFGRRQEEWKQEQREKRKRGEQQPSPVQPSPSAGDASQKSDNTSAAYLRRYEFDVIRYVAKYGMCYLCETNYDDGTSRPTTVLEYINNELTVDNIKFSDPVFDKIFTSSLGNLEPFYSALQQFQADIEQERRRLVEEGVSHIRAEVDGTLESIEDQERQLEAKIEQRLQAQVVQFRKSYLEKRLCSDPDETVRAVSLDLVSEKHQLSKIHTQFAAITSEYDKLLTLIPEALYNWKNAIVSLEFTSIQEKLRMASPEEQLELLKRQQQLNVMRRELSKLTGERVVNPLV; encoded by the coding sequence ATGATTGATAGAGCAACAGTCGATAAGATACTTGATGCGGCCGACATCGTCGATGTCGTCTCCGATTTTGTCACGCTCAAGAAGCGCGGCCAGAACTACATAGGCCTGTGCCCGTTTCACAACGACAATCACCCGTCGTTCTATGTGTCGCCAGCCAAGGGCATATGCAAGTGCTTTGCTTGTGGCAAGGGCGGTAGTGCTGTTAACTTCATCATGGAGCACGAGCAGCTCACCTATCCTGAGGCCTTGAGATACCTGGCCAGGAAATTCAATATCGAGATTCACGAAAAAGAGCTCACCGACGAGGAGCGGGAAGCACAAACCGAGCGGGAGTCGATGTTGCTCATCAACGAGTTTGCGATGCAGTTTTTTGAAAACCAGCTTCACAACACGACCGATGGGCAGGAGATAGGCATGTCCTACTTCAGAGAGCGGGCTTTCAGCGACGAGTCGATACGGGAGTTTCACTTGGGATATTCGCCCGAAGACCGCTCGGCATTGTACAAGGCTGCCACCAAGGCTGGATATAACAAGAAACTGCTGTTTGATACCGGCCTGTGCATCGACGACAACCGCGGTGGAGGCTACGACCGCTTTCGCGGGCGAGTGATGTTCCCCATTTTCAATATCGCCGGCAAGGTAATAGGTTTCGGCGGGCGCACGTTGAAAAACGACCCGGCAAAGTATGTGAACTCTCCCGAGTCGATTATCTACAACAAGCGCAACGAGCTATACGGTCTTTTTCAGGCCAAGCGCGACATCAACAAGCAAGACAAGTGTTTCATAGTCGAGGGCTATGCCGACGTGATACAAATGCACCAGGCCGGTTTTAAAAATGTGATAGCATCGTCGGGCACCGCCTTGACCGAGGGCCACATCCACAAGATACGCCGCTTCACCCGCAATGTGACCGAGCTCTTCGACGGCGATGCAGCAGGTGTGCATGCTGCACTGCGCGGTGTCGACATGTTGTTGCACAATGGCTTGAACATCAAGGTGCTGCTGCTGCCCGAGCCTGAGGACCCCGACAGCTTTGCCCGCGCCCACAGTCATAGCGAAATCGAGCGCTATATTGCCGACAACGAGATCGATTTTATAAGGTTTAAAACCCGTGTCCTGCTCAAAGACAGCGACAACGACCCTGTGAAGCGTGCTGCAGCCATAGGCGACATCGTGAAATCGATTGCCGTGATTCCCGACGAAATCACAAGAGCCGTCTATGCCAAGGAGTGCTCAACTACTCTGGGCATCGATGAGGATGTGATCTTGAGTCAAATACAGAAGGACATCTTCGGCCGACGGCAGGAGGAGTGGAAGCAGGAGCAGCGCGAAAAGCGCAAGCGCGGTGAGCAGCAGCCCTCGCCAGTGCAGCCCTCACCCAGTGCAGGCGATGCAAGCCAGAAGTCCGACAACACGTCGGCAGCCTACTTGCGGCGCTACGAGTTTGACGTGATACGGTATGTTGCCAAGTATGGCATGTGCTACTTGTGTGAAACCAATTACGACGACGGCACCTCACGTCCCACCACAGTGCTGGAGTATATCAACAACGAGCTCACTGTCGACAATATCAAGTTCTCCGATCCCGTCTTCGACAAGATTTTTACCTCGTCGCTTGGCAACCTTGAGCCATTTTATTCGGCTCTGCAACAGTTTCAAGCCGACATCGAACAAGAGCGCAGGCGCCTTGTCGAGGAGGGCGTGAGCCACATTAGGGCCGAGGTTGACGGCACTCTCGAGAGCATCGAAGACCAGGAACGCCAACTCGAAGCAAAGATTGAGCAACGATTGCAGGCCCAAGTCGTGCAATTTCGCAAATCGTATCTCGAAAAGCGTCTTTGCTCCGACCCCGATGAGACCGTGAGGGCAGTCTCGCTCGACCTTGTGAGCGAGAAACACCAGCTGAGCAAAATCCACACTCAGTTTGCAGCCATCACGTCGGAATACGATAAGCTGTTGACATTGATACCCGAAGCCCTCTACAACTGGAAAAACGCCATCGTGTCGCTTGAATTCACGTCGATTCAGGAAAAATTGCGCATGGCCAGCCCCGAGGAGCAGTTGGAACTGCTTAAAAGGCAACAACAACTGAACGTGATGCGTCGTGAGCTGTCGAAATTGACGGGTGAACGGGTGGTGAATCCTCTTGTGTGA